The region GGTGACCGGGTCGGAGGACAACGAGGGCCTGCTGTGGGACGTCGAGACCGACCCGCGCCGGCCGCGCCGGCTCGGTGCCCTGGAAGGACATCGCGGCTACATCTACGACGTGGCGGTGAGCCCCCGGGGCGGGGTGGCGGCGACCGCCTCCAACGACCGGACCGGGAAGCTGTGGGACATCAGCGATCCGCGCGAGCCGAAGCCGATCGCCGACCTGGACGAGCACACCGACGCGGTGCGCGGTGTCACGTTCAGCCCGGACGGGCAGCTCGTGGCGACCGGCTCGGCCGACGGCACGGCCCGGCTGTGGGACGCGCGGACCGGGGCAGCCCGCGGCGAGCTGCGCGGTCACCGGGAGTCGGTGCGCGGACTGGTGTTCGCCGGTACGGTGCTGGCCACCACCTCCGCCGACGACACGGTGAAGCTGTGGCAGACCGCGGACCCGGACAACCCGGTGGAACTGTCCACTGTGGAAGGTCATGGCGATACTGTCCGGCAGGTCGCGTTCAGCTCCGGCGGACGGCTGATGGCCACCGCGTCCAACGACCGCACGGTGCGGCTGTGGGACGTGGAAGACCTCGGGGAGCCCCGGCTGCGCTCGAAGCTCGAAGGGCACGGCGACGTCGTGCGCGGGGTGGCGTTCAGCCAGGACGGCACGATCGTCGCCACCGCGTCGGCGGACAAGACCACCCGGCTGTGGGACGTCCGCGACCCGGAGCACCCGGCCGTGGTGACCACCCTGGCGGGGCACACCAACGCGGTGAACGCGGTCGCGTTCGGCCGGGACGGCCGCACGCTGGCGACCGCGTCGGCGGACCACACGGTGAAGCTGTGGGACGTGGGCGACCCGAGCCACCCGGCGTCGCTGCTGCCGGCGCTGAGCGGCCACCGGTCCACCGTGCGCGGGGTGGCGTTCAGCCCGGACCGGCGGATCCTGGCGACCGCCTCGGAGGACGGGGTGGCGCGGCTGTGGGACGTGTCCGCGCCGGGTCGCCCGGTGCTCAAGTCGGAACGGGCCGGGCACGACCGGACGGTGAACTCGGTCGCGTTCAGCTCCGACGGCGGGCTGCTGGTGACCGGGTCGGACGACCGGACGGCGCGGCTGTGGGACGTGGGCGACCCGGCGAACCCGGTCGCCCTGGGCGTGCTGGAGGGGCACCGGGACGGCGTCGAAGCGGCGGTGTTCAACCCGGACGGGACGGTCGTGGCGACCGTCTCCGGCGACGGGACGGCGCGGCTGTGGGACGTGCGCTACCCGCGTCAGGTCAACTACCTCGCGCCGCTGGAAGGCCACGACAGCTACGTGTTCGCGGTCGCGTTCAGCCCGGACGGGCAGACCTTGGCGACCGGGTCGGAAGACCGCACGGCGAAGCTGTGGAACGTGACCGACCCGCGCCGGCCGGTGCTGCGATCGGACGTCAAGGGCTTCAGCGGGCCGGTCAACGGGGTCGCGTTCAGCCCGGACGGCACGGTGCTGGCGGCGGCCTCGACCGACCAGACGGCCCGGCTGACCGATGTCGCCGACCTGTCCCGACCGGTCGAGCTGGCGAAGCTGGAGGGGCACATCGCCCCGGTGTACGCGGTGGCGTTCGGGCCGGGCGGCAAGACCCTGGCCACCGGGGCCGACGACCGCACCGCCAAGATCTGGGACGTCACCGACCCGCGCCGGCCGCGCGACACCGCGACCCTGATCGGGCACGGCGGGCCGGTGTACGCGGTGGCGTTCGGCGATGGCGTGCTGGCGACCGGGTCGTGGGACCGCACGGCGCAGTTGTGGCACACCGACGAACAGCGGGTGAAGACCCTGGTGTGCGCGGCGGTCGGGGCCGGGGACCAGGGGTGGTCACGGGTCCTGCCGGACGTGCCGGTGCAACCGTCGTGCCCCGAGTGATGGTTTTGGTTTTCTGGCTTGTTGGTGACTTGTGCGGAGGGGCGGGCGATGAGTTCTGCGGAGGGGCGGGCAGATGAGTTCGGGGAGGGGCGGGTCGATGGATCTTGAGCTGACTGCGGACGCGGCGGACGACCTGCGCGACCTGCACCGGGCGTTGACGGGGGAGGCGGAGTTGCGCGGTCGGGTGCGGCTGCGGTCGCGTCCGCCGGAACCGGGTGCGCTGGGGCCGGTGGTCGAGGCGGTGGAGGTCGCGCTCGCGCCCGGCGGCGCGTTGACCGTGGTGGCGGGGGCGGTCCTGGTGTGGCTGCGGCACCGGCGTGGCACCGTGAAGGTCAAGGTGACCCGCGGGAAGTCCACCGTGGAGGTGACCGCGCAGCGGGTCCGTGAGCTCGACCCGGCGGCGGTGCGCGACCTCACCACCGAGATCGTGGCCGCGTTGGACGGGAAGAGGCAGCTCGAGGGTGGCGATCGGCCGGCTTGAGCGGATCTGGCCAGCGTCGACCGAGCGGGATCGGGGGAGGGGAGCGGTGTCAGGTGCCGAGCATCCGGAGGACGAGGTCGGCGTAGAGCGCGCCGATGTCGGCCGGGGAGCGGCGGCCGCCGGGCTGGTACCAGCGGGCCACGTCGATGCAGAGCGAGAGGACCGCCAAGGTCGCGCCGCGCGCGTCGAGGACGTGGAAGACGCCCGCCGCGACGCCGTCCTCGATCATCCGCCGGACGGTGTCCTCGATGCGCCTGCGCAGGACGACCACCTCGGCGAAGTGCTCGGGGGTGAGCGCGTTCAGCTCGTACTGCACGACGCGGGCGGTGGTGTGGTGCTCGGCGTGCCACGACGCGAACGCCGACACCGCGGCGGCCATCCGCGCGGCCGGGTCCGGCTCGGGGGAGGTGAGGGAGGCGGCACTGCCTGCGGCCGGGGTGGTGGCTGGGGTGGCGGCCGAGGTGGCGGCCGAGGTGAGGACGTCGAGGGAAGCGGTGTGGCCGATCCGGGAGATCTGGAAGAGCAGGTCTTCCTTGGACCGGTAGTGGATGTAGACCGCGGCGGGGCTCATGCCGGCCTGCGCGGCGATGTCGCGGGTGGTGGTGGCGTGGTAGCCGCGCCCGGCGAACGCGGCGGCGGCCGCGACGAGCATCCGGCGGGCGGCCGGCGGGGTGATGTCGCTCCACGTCCGATCGAGCAGGTCGAACTCGTGGGCGGTCATTCGGGGCCTCCTTGACAAGGTCGGTCAGCCTATCGCAGGCTAAGCGCACGCTTAGCCCTAAGCAACCGCTTAGTACGGGAGGGTCCGGTGCGCCGCACGCTGTTCGAGGACGACCACGACGCGTTCCGCGAGACGGCGCGCGCGTTCGTCGACCGGACCATCCGACCGGGCTACGAGAGGTTCGTCGAGCAGCGTCACATCGACCGCGAGGTGTGGCTGGAGGCGGGCCGGCAGGGGCTGCTCGGCCTCGAAGTGCCCGAGGAGTACGGCGGCAGCGGCGCGGGCGACTACCGGTTCAACGCGGTGTTCGGCGAAGAGCTGTGCAAGGTCAGCGCGGGCGTCGCGAGCTGCCTGGGCATCCACGGCGACGTGGTCGCGCCCTACCTGGTCGACCTGTGCACCGAGGAGCAGAAGCGGCGGTGGCTGCCCCGGTTCTCCAGCGGGGAGCTGACCACCGGCATCGCCATGACCGAGCCGTCCGGCGGGTCCGACCTCGCGGCGCTGAGGTCCACGGCGGTGCGCGACGGGTCGGACTGGGTCCTCAACGGCTCCAAGACGTTCATCACCAACGGTTACTCGGCGGACCTGATCGTGGTCGCCGCGCGCACCAGCCCGGAGAAGAGGTCCAAGGGCATCACGCTGTTCGCGGTGGAGACCGGGATGCCGGGCTTCGAGCGCGGGCGCAAGCTGGAGAAGGTGGGCCAGCCCGAGTCGGACACCGCCGAGCTGTTCTTCCAGGACGTGCGGCTGCCGGCGGACAACGTGATCGGCGAGGTCGACCGCGGGTTCGTGCACATGATGGAGCGCCTGCCGCAGGAACGGCTGGGCGCCGCGATCTCCAACCTGGCGCACGCCCGGCAGATCCTGCTGGAGACCATCGAGTACGTGAAGGAGCGCAAGGCGTTCGGCCAGTCGATCGGGTCGTTCCAGCACAACAAGTTCACGCTCGCCGAGCTGGCCACGAAGGTCGACGTGACGCAGGCGTTCCTCGACCAGTGCACGCTGGCGCACACCGCGCGGGAGCTGACGGCGGTGGACGCGGCGAAGGCCAAGTACTGGAGCGCGGACGTGCAGAACGAGATCATCGACGCGTGCGTCCAGCTGCACGGCGGCTACGGCTACATGACCGAGTACCGCGTGGCCCGCGCGTGGATGGACGCCCGGGTGACCAGGATCTGGGCCGGCTCCAACGAGATCATGAAGGAACTGATCGGCCGGGACCTGGGTCTGTGATCGGGCTGGGCGTGGGTTTGTGATCGGCAGGGGTGGGCCGAGGTGCTCTGGAAGT is a window of Saccharothrix espanaensis DSM 44229 DNA encoding:
- a CDS encoding acyl-CoA dehydrogenase family protein; protein product: MRRTLFEDDHDAFRETARAFVDRTIRPGYERFVEQRHIDREVWLEAGRQGLLGLEVPEEYGGSGAGDYRFNAVFGEELCKVSAGVASCLGIHGDVVAPYLVDLCTEEQKRRWLPRFSSGELTTGIAMTEPSGGSDLAALRSTAVRDGSDWVLNGSKTFITNGYSADLIVVAARTSPEKRSKGITLFAVETGMPGFERGRKLEKVGQPESDTAELFFQDVRLPADNVIGEVDRGFVHMMERLPQERLGAAISNLAHARQILLETIEYVKERKAFGQSIGSFQHNKFTLAELATKVDVTQAFLDQCTLAHTARELTAVDAAKAKYWSADVQNEIIDACVQLHGGYGYMTEYRVARAWMDARVTRIWAGSNEIMKELIGRDLGL
- a CDS encoding TetR/AcrR family transcriptional regulator; this encodes MTAHEFDLLDRTWSDITPPAARRMLVAAAAAFAGRGYHATTTRDIAAQAGMSPAAVYIHYRSKEDLLFQISRIGHTASLDVLTSAATSAATPATTPAAGSAASLTSPEPDPAARMAAAVSAFASWHAEHHTTARVVQYELNALTPEHFAEVVVLRRRIEDTVRRMIEDGVAAGVFHVLDARGATLAVLSLCIDVARWYQPGGRRSPADIGALYADLVLRMLGT
- a CDS encoding effector-associated constant component EACC1 produces the protein MDLELTADAADDLRDLHRALTGEAELRGRVRLRSRPPEPGALGPVVEAVEVALAPGGALTVVAGAVLVWLRHRRGTVKVKVTRGKSTVEVTAQRVRELDPAAVRDLTTEIVAALDGKRQLEGGDRPA